The genome window CGACGAAGTGCGGCGTCGATGCCGTGACAGCGCCAGAGCACCAGCATGTTCGCGGTGTCGCCGCCCCCCACGTAGATCACATCCTGGTCGGCAATGAAATCGGCCAGCTGCGACGTCAGTTCCGGCTGCCGCGGCAACGTTGGCGAGGCCCAGAGCGTCAGGTCGGTGGGAGTGCATCGCCCGGAGAAGGCGCGGTAGAACTTGATGATGTAGGTCGCCGAATCGGCGCTCGCCGTCGGGAGAAAACAGACTCGGGCCGGTTGCCGTCGCGACAGCCCGAGTACAAAGTCGTCAAGCAGCGGGTTGTCCGGCTCCATCGCGAATCCACCACCGCCCATCGCGACAATGTGACCCTTGATTGATTCCAAGCGCAGCCTCCGGCAGGGAAGTCGGGGAATCCTTCAAGGTATCACAGGCTTCGCCACTCTCGCCCGCCATTCGGCACGGATCCGCTCCCATGGCTCCCCGAGTTCACGGATCAATACGGCCCTGACCTCGGCCTGGCCGGGGCCGGCCTGGAGGAAACGCCTGAGCGCGGCCACTCCGCCGCGCCGATAGAGCAGCCCGCAGAGCACGGCCCCGGCGGTGTAGCTCTCGGTCTGGGGCATCGCCCCTGGGGTAATCGCGGAATCCAGTGAGGCACGCGGATGCTCAGTCAGGTAGCGATCGAGCGCCCTGACTGCACCACTGAGCGTCATCCCTGAGGTTCCACCCAGCCAAGTCGCGATCCCTTCGGATGCGATGATAGTGATCGAGCGCCCTTCGAGCAGCGGGCGCAACACGACATGCACCAGTTCGTGGCGGTAGTTCTCACCGAGGGATGGAATGGCACTGAAGATCTGATAATTCACCGGCTTCGCGAAGGCACCACCGGGGCCGAACTTCCGGTCGTATTCGACGCCAAGGGCCGCGAGCGCGGCATCGACCGTGGGCGTCACGTAATAATCGAGATGCGTCACTGGTGGAGTCGCGAACGCTGGGGCGAGCGAATCGACGAAGGCGACCGCGGCTTCGGCACGTGCCCGGTTGAAGGTGAGCGTGGGCTCGATGTGATAACGGATCGGACCGACAGTTTCGCGTCGCCATGCTGCCACGCGGCGGTCGAGCACGTTCTGGAGCAACCAGCGGTCGCCAACCTTCACGACGCCCCAGCTCGCCCGCATCGTGCCGAAGCGGACCTGGATCTCGTAGCTGCCCGGCGCGAGTTGTCGAACCCCGACGATCGCTGGTGCCGACCCCCCTGGCACATAGGACCCGGCGAGATCGTACATCGGCCACTTGGCTTGCTCGTCGGCAACCCAGAGCGATGAGGCAACGCCGGCGAACCGGGCGAGCTGCTGCTCTTTCGAATTGAAATACGCCCACCAGGTGCGGTACACCACGGCCCGCTCACCCGTCGAGTCGGGGCGAAATGCCGCTGGCTCAGGTCCGGTGCCCAAGTAGAGGCCCGACGAACGTTCAGTCCCCCACGCACCCGCTGCGACCAGCAGAAATGTCATGACGGTCGCGTACGTCGACGATTGCATTGCCCCTCCCGAACGGCGTGCGCCCTCGCAGTATCGGAAAGCTACTGCGCCCGCGGCGAGGCGCCTTCGAGCAGCCAGGCGCGCTGGATGAGTCCGCGACGGACGAGATACATCCAGGTCGTCTGGTTCTGCGATGGTGGCATTCCGGTGTAATGCTCCTGATCAATCACCAGTTGGCCTTCAACCGTCCGCGGCTGCACCGTAATCCGGAAATCGGCGGACAGCGTGGCAAGAATCCTGGCGTAGTAGGTCTGGATCGAATCCCGTCCTTGCACGAGCACTCCACCACCCGGAAATCGCTCGAAGCTGGCATCGGGTGCCACCAGCGCCGCGATAGCCCGCGCATCCCGGCTGTTGGCGGCATCGACGAAGCGCTGGACGACGGCGGCCGGCATCGTGTCGGGCACCACGACCGTTGCCTGCGCACTCGCTATGCTGGTGACGGTGAGGAACAGGGTGCCGATGATCAGGACTCGCCGCACAGAACACCCTCCCGTGTGAGTTGCGAGAGGCTCCGACCGGAGCCTCCGTTCGCGACGAGGCGAACCTCGGGAAGATGGGCGACCGATTGACGCCGTCAATCGCGCTTACAGGATCGCCACGCGGTACGCACAACTTGATCACATCGGAGGTTCCGGGTCGCCCTGTGGTATCAGGCGCGGCTCAGGAGCACCTTCCGGCAACGCGCCACGTCGGGCCACCCGCTGAATGGCGATGCCCGTCACGCCACCAATGGCACTGAACACCAGCAGCGGCGTCAGCAACCTGGTCGTGTTGATCTCGCCGAGGCCAAGGGAAATCGCCAGGAAGACGAACCCGCCGCCCACTGCCCCAAAGATCACCGAGCGCAGCACGGAGAGCCCGTCCTGGCTGTCTTTGCGGGGTGCCATCGCGATCCCGACCGAATAGACGGCACCCGCTACGAAGCCGCAGAAGGCGAAGACAATCGCAGCTGTGACAAGGGAGATCGCGCTGAGGGAACGCCCGGCTTTGAGCGCGAAGACAATCGAGATCAGCACCGATCCGATGACCCACACCAGTGCCGATATTGCCGAAAAGACGAAGACCGCCCGAAGCCGCCGGAATGAAATCATGGTGCGCTCGCTCATCGGATCACTCCAGGGAGACGTGTCGTCCGCAGGACCCCATCCGGCGCGGCTCCCTGAAGGTTACACCGATGGGCGGCCTACTTCGCCGCCGCAGTGATTGCGTCGATCGTCGCGATGCTGCCATGACCGCCAACAACCTGCTTGAGCGTGAGACCCCGCTGCTCCGCGATGGTGAGGATCTCCTTCGCAGCGACCTTCGGCAAGGGGAACTGCGGGTTGGCCGACGCAGTGAGTATGTCGCTCTGGAACAGCACACCTGCCGACGGGACGAAGGCGACGAGGTGCAGGCCAGCATCCTGTGCCGTCGTCACGGCATAGAGCACCACCCGCGACTCCCGACTCCCGATCGTCATCGAATCGGTGAACCCGGTGATCGCCGGCATCTTCCGGCCCTTCGAGAGTGCATCCGGCTTCACAGTCTTCTTCGCGGCCCCGATCGAGCGGATGAAATCCACGTTTTCGGTGCGGGTCACGACCGGAATGCCGGCGGCGAGCACCGCCCGAATGCCCCCGGCGTGATCCCAGTGATGATGCGTGTTGACGGCAACGCCGACCCGCTTGGCAGGGAATCGCGCCGTCAAGGTGTCGAGGAGTGCCTGCACGAAAGCGACCGACAACGGCGCTTCCACCAGGACGAGCTGATTGGGCTGTTCAACCACGAGGGCGTTGTACTGTCCTCCCGCGCGCCAGACCCCAGGGGCGAGCGAGGTGAGCGTGACCGCGGTGGCAGCTATTTGTGCGGGAGCCGCTGGCTGCTGACGGTACTTGGCGAGGGTGGAGTCGGGGATCGCGAACACTGAATCAGGGATCGGCTGGTTCAACGAGATCACCCGCTGGATCGTCTGTGTTTCTCCCCGTCCTCCCTCGCTCCGGATCTGACCGGGAATGCGCACCGTGCCGGTGCTCCAGTGACTGAACACGACTGTGGTTGTGTTGTCGCCGAGAATGCCGTCATCGGTGACGCTCTCCTGCAGGGCAGGCAGTCCGGTAATCCGGTCAAACCAGATCGTGGTCGGCACTCCGTTCGCAACAAAGCGCACGCCATCGTCCAGTTGACCTCCAATCCGCCGTGGCGGTGCGGCCGCGATGGAGTCGGGCCGGTCGAGCAGCTTCAGCAGCATCACCGGCACGAAGGTCTCGAGTCCGGCGAGTGCGGTCTGCTGCAATTGCGGCGGCGGCACAATCTGGTTGCCGTTCGGCGCCACAAGCATCGCGCCGTCGGGCGTCGCGATGTTGGTCTGGCGATTCACCGTTGTGCTTCCCGCGAACCTTGATTCGACGTCGTTGCGGACCCGCCGGCCGGCGCGGTCGCGGGTCTGTCGCGTGACCAGGAAGCCGGCGCCGAGAATGCCGCCCGGAACGTCCTCCTGACCACGGGTACGGCTGAAGGTCGCGACGTCGAGAACAATTGTGCGCAGGTCCCGCAACGCCTGCTCACCACCAACCGCGTCAATGGCTCGGCGCACCACTTCGACCGCACCTTGCCGTGGCTGGGGAGGAGTTGGACGAGGGGTGACCCTCCCCGGGTCAGGCAGGAAGGAGATCATGGTCATCAGGGCGACGAACCGCATCGGAGGCTCCAGGTGGATGGACAGTGATGTTCCATCCTACGGACCCAGCGCTCCGGAGTGATCAGCAGCGTGTATGGCAGTCGTAAGTAAGTTGTAGCCTGCGGCGCTCCGCCTATCGGTCGAGGCGGTACCCGATCTTGTAGACCGTGATGATGTGCCGCGGATTCGCAGGATCCGCTTCCAGCTTGCGCCGCAACTCCGCCACGTGAATATCGACCGTACGCGAAACGATATCGGCCTGATAGGTCCACACCTCTCGCAGGAGTGCTGCGCGCGAGACCGCCGCACCCTTGTGGCGCAGCAGCGCCATCAGCAGGTCGAACTCGCGCGGCGCCAGCGCCACCGATTCACCAGCGCGATAGACGGTGCGCGATGCCGGATTGACCTCGATCTCGCCGAACCGTTCGACCTCCGTGGGGCGGGTCCCGTTTCCGTGCGCCCGCCGCAGCAACGCGCGAACGCGTGCCAGCAGTTCGAGGGTGCCGAACGGCTTGGTCACGTAGTCATCGGCGCCCAGTCCGAACGCCTGGACCTTGTTCGCCTCCTCCCCGCGCGCCGTCAACACCAGCACAGGTACCTCGCTGCCGGCGTTGCGGATTGCCTCCAATGCGCGATAGCCATCGAGACGCGGCAGCATCAGGTCGAGAATGACCAGATCAGCGGCCCCCGCCTCCAGGACCCCGGTCTCTCCGTCGGCAGCGAGTGCGACGATGAAGCCGTCGTTCTCGAGCGCGGTCCGAAGCCCGAACGCGAGGTCTTCGTTGTCCTCGACTACGAGTACGCGCGTCACGATCGCACCAGGGGGAGCTCGACCACGAACCGTGCGCCGCCGCCGGGGCGATCCTCCACCCGGCAATGTCCCCCAACCGACGAGGCCAGGTCGGCGACCACGGCGAGACCGAGTCCACTGCCGCCCCGCGCAGCGTTCTGGTCGCGCGCGAGCCGGTAGTACGGCTCCCAGATGCGGTTCCGCTCGGCCGTTGGAATTCCCGGACCCTCGTCCTCGACCGCCAGCGATGCGACGGCACCCGGCGCCGCCGTCGAGGGGTTTTCATCGATGGCGACCACGACGCGTTGCCCGCGCGGGCCGTACTTGAGCGCATTCTCAACCAGGTTGCAGATGATCTGTGTGACGGCATCGCGATCCGCCGCCACCATGACGTCACGCTGCACATCGGCAAGGAGCAGGGCCTCGCACTCGACCGCGAGCGGCTGGAACATCTCGCAGACATCCCGCGCGATGTCACCCAGCGACAGCGGCGCAGCTGCGGCCGGGGCGCTGACCGGTCGCGGTCGTCCGAATCGGAGGACGTTATCGATGAGGTTCGTCATCCGCAGCGATTCCCGGTGCACCACCGCCATCGCTCGCTGACGCTCGGCCTCCGTCCGGAAACTGTTGTGGAGCAGCAGTTCGCTGTGCAGCCGGATCTGGGTGATCGGTGTCCGGAGTTCGTGCGACACCCCCGACACGAAATCCTGCCGCAGCCGCACGAGTTGTTGCTCGCGACGCAGCATCAGGAGCGAGCCTGCGCCGAGCCCGAGCGCCAGGACGAGCAGGCCCGCAACCGTCCACTCGTCAGGTCCGCCTCCACCGGTCAGCAAGACGGTCTCGGCGGTCGCCTTGTCGAGGGTCGCACTGGCGCGCAGACCTCCAAAGGCATCGCCTATTGTGTCACGCGCGGCGAACGCGCTGTCGGGGCGCGGCCCGGACTCGAACACCTTCATGCCGTTGGCGGCGGCCACATAGACGCGCACCAGGGAATTGCCACGCATGCGCTCCAGCAGCGAAGGAGCGAGCACTTGTGCATCGCTCATGGCCGCGCGCAGCACCTTCTGGATCGGCACGGTATCGATCACCATGCCATACACGGCGCTCAGCGGCTCCTGCATCGCCGGCCCCTCACGACGCTGTCCCGGCGTTGGCAGTCGCAAACGAAAGAGCACCACGAAGTGGTCGGGCCACGGGAGTGCGGGCGCGCCGGCAGGAAGAATGCGCGAACTGCGGCGTCCCCAGCCGGCCGAATCGCCAAGCGCCAGCGCTACCAGCGAACGGCGCGTGACTGCCGGCAGCGAATCACCCTCAACAGTGAAGCCGCCGTCCGGGGTGATCCGGAACACGGTGCGCGCATTGGTCGCGGTGAGACATTCGCAGGGGTCGGCGCCAAGTTGTCGTCGCAGCAGCCCGGCGCCCGGCAACTCGGTGGGGATGCTCAGTGACAGGATCCCGGCGCTGCCCCGTACGGGACGCAGAAAGGCGCGGGTGATGAATCCCTGTGAGCTCTGGAGTGCCGCGGCCAGTCCGGCCCGGCCAGCGCGGGCGTACTGCCAGGCCGCAATTTCCGCGTAGTTGCGAAGCGCCGTCTCGGCCGAGCGTCGCTGCGACTCCGCCGCGTGCACCGCGAGCCAGGCCAGTGCCACGGAGAGCACCAGCGTCCCCGACAGCAGCAGGGTTCCAGGGGCGACGCGGCGCGAGGTCGGTGCCATTGCAGAAAGGTGGCGGAGAATTCCTTCACCCGGCACCCGGCGAGTTGTAAGGATCTTGCGTCTTGGTCGTTTTCCCTCGCGACTCTCCGGGCGCCCCTGGAACGGCGGCCGGCCCCGTCCGCTAACCAGCGTCGTGCAACGCCTCGAGTCGCCGCTCCAGCTCCTCCCGACGGGCGCGCATCACCTTCACGCGCGTGCCGCCCGTGAGCACCACGACACCGTCCCCTCGCTCGCCGGCCTCGACCGCCTTGACCCGCGAGAGATTCACCAGCGCCGAACGATGCACCCGCAGGAAGCGGCTCGGATCAAGTCGCTCCTCGAGGGAGGCCAATGTTTCGCGCAACAGATGGACCTTGGGGCCCACGTGCAGTTTGGCGTAGTAGTCGGCACCCTCGATCCAGTCGACATCGCGCGTTGCCACCACGATCACCTGACCCACCTCGCGGACAATCAGGCGGCCGACGCCGCTGCTCCGCCCCGCGGGCATCGCCTCCATTACCGCCAGCAGCTTCTGGCGCACGCCACTCAGGTCTCGCGGAGATCCCTCCGCACGAAGTCGCGCAATCGTCTGCTGCAATCGCTCGAGCGTGGCCGGCTTGAGGAGATAGTCGGTCGCGTTGATTTCGAACGCCTTGATGGCATAGGCATCGTGCGCCGTCACGAAGACGACCTGGGGAAAGGGGTCGAGATCGAGCAGTTCAACCAGTTCGAACCCGGACATTCCCGGCATCTGGACATCCACGAAGAGCACGTCGACCTGCCGGCCTTCCAAGCCCTGGATCGCCGATTGGCCGTCGGCATAGGCGCCGACAACCGTGACCTCGGGAATCATCTCGAGCAGCTCGGCTAGCCCCTCACGGGCGAGCGGCTCGTCATCAATCACCACGACACGCAGGGCACTCACGGAGTGCCCGAAGCGTTCGGAGCATCCGGCAGGGTGATGAGCACCCGCGCGCCACGTCCATCGGTGCCGGGGCCGATCTCGAGCGTGGCGCGCGTGCCATAGAGCCCCGCGAGCCGCGCGCGAGTGTTGCCAAGGCCGACACCTTCCCGCTGTTGGCCGCTTCCCATTCCCGCGCCATCATCCAGCACCGTGAGTCGCAATCCGGCGCCCGAAGCCTCGGCCCGCACGAGCAGCGAGAAGGGCCGTGTCGGATCGGTGTAGCCATGCCGGATGGCGTTCTCGACCAGCGGCTGCAGCAGGAACGACGGTACCAACCACGGGTGGAGTTCCTCCGGCACATCGACGTGAACACTCAGCCGCTCACCATGGCGTACCTGCTCGATCCGGAGGTAATGCTCGAGTGCACCGAGTTCCACGCCCAGGGTGACCACCTGCGCGCGCGAGGATTCGAGCGAGTGGCGCAGCAATCCCGCCAGCGCGTTGACCATCTGTTCGACCTGGGGGTTGCTCCCGCGTCGCGCGAGCACCGCAATACTGTTGAGGGCGTTGAAGAGAAAATGCGGGTCGAGTTGCGCGCGAAGGCTTTCGAGTTGTGCATCGGCGAGGCGCGCATTGAGCCGCTCGGCCGCGACTTCAAGCCGTCGGGCACGTCGCAGGCTCAGGTAACTGTAGGCCACACCGATGACGGTGACGCCGAGCATCAGATTGGTCAGGGCGTTGTGGCGCGCCATGTGCCGCCACGCATCAAGGAAACCGCCACCCTGATGGCCGAACGTGAACCGCAACACCGGCGCGGCCAGGAACGGCACCACCAGCACCGGGGTGAGGACCAGCCCGATCAGGGAGAGTGTGGTGATGGTCCGTGAAGGCGGCCGCTCGACGAGCCGTCGCACCAGCGGAATCACCAGCCCGGCCCACAACGACCAGCCGAGCCAGATAGCAACTTCCGTGACGAAGAGCTTGCCCCACGGTACGGGAGTCTCCCCCGGCGACATCAGTGCCCCCCATTCCGCCGAGCGAATGGTGAGCACCGTTAGCGCGAGTCCCATCAGCATGGCCTGCAGCCGGAGCGAACCCTCGAGCGGTTCGATCGCAGCCGGTTCAGCCGCCCTGGTATCTTCGCGCAGGCCAGTCATCGAGAAAAGATAGCCCGCGCCAGCCCCGGCTCAGCCACCACTGCGAAGCGCCGCGCTCGGATCGGCGCGCGATGCGCGTCTGGCAGGCACCAGCGTAGCGATGAAACCGGTGAGCACCGCCCCCATGACCACGAGCAGCACGGCGCCAGGGTCGAGCACGCCAACGCCGTAGAGCAGCCCGGAAAGCAGCCGCGCCGTTGCGATGGCTCCGATCAGCCCGAGTACCGCGCCGCCGCCGACCAGGACGACCGATTCGCGGGCAACGAGCGTGATGATCGCGCGGGGCGATGCACCCAGCGCCATCCGTACCGCCAGCTCCTGCCGGCGCTGAGTGACGAGGTAGGAGAGCACCGCAAAGATTCCCGCAAGCGACAGCAGCAGCGCGGCGAATGCATACCCTGACATCAGCTGGGTCGTCACCGTCATCCGCGCCCGCGCATCGCGAACGATCTCGTCCATCGTGAACACATTGTAGATCGCGACATCCGGCGCGGCCGCCGTGACGATCCGCCGAATCGGATTCACCAGCGTAGCCGCATCGCCGCGCGTGCGGGCAACGATCGTGATCTCGGTCCGGAACGCGCGATCCGACCAGGTACTGAGGCCCGGAGTATAGAACTCAGGGCGGGCCTCGTCGGTGAGCGAGCGATTCTTCGCATCGCCAACCACCGCGACGATCGGCATCCACGGGGAGAACGGTCCGAACTTGAGGCGAGTGCCGACCGGATCCTTGCCATCCGGAAAGAGTCGCTTCGCCAGCGCCGCGCTGATGACGATCGGCGTGTTCCGTTCGTTGGCATCGTCATCGGTGAAGAGTCGGCCACGCAGGACGGGGATCTCCATGGCAGCGAAGTACCCGGTAGTGGCGACGCGATAGTCGGCCATCGGATCGGTGCCGTCGGCCTTGAAGGGGCGCCCCTCCACGGCCATCGAGGCATCCTCCCGACCGCGCGTCAGCGGCAACGCGTTCACCAGCCCGACCGAGCTCACCCCCGGCTGCTGGCCAATCTCGGAGAGGAGTCGCCGTAGGAGCGTCTCACGTGCGACGCGATTGCGCAGCGTTGCATCCGGCAGGTTGATCCGCATCGTGAGTGTCGAACCGGCGTTGAAGCCGAGCCGGACATCACGCACCGCGCGCGCCGAGGCGATCAGCAGCACCGCGCTATGCAGCAGCAACACGGCCAGTGCGACCTGCCCGATGGCGAGCATTCGCCGCAGCCCATTCGCGGACGCGGGTGTCGCGCCGGCGGTGCGGTCGCGAAGGCCCTGCGCCGGGTCACGTCCCGCCACCACCATCACCGGTACCGCGCCAACGACAGCACCGATGATGAGCACAACGATCACGACTGCCACCAGCGCCCGAGTGCCGAGCACCGCTCCATCGGCTGCAATGCCGGCCGGAAGCAGCGATGACAGTAGCCGTGCGCCGACGATAGCGATGCCATAGCCGAGTGCCGCGCCGAGCGAAGCGAGCAGGGTCCCCTCGATGAGTGCCCCTCGCACGAGGCGGGTGCGGGTCGCGCCCAGCGACGCTCGCACCGCGAGTTCTTCGCTGCGCACCAGGACGCTCGCGAGTTGCAGGTTGGCCACGTTCGCACAGGTGAGCGTCAGCAGCATCAGCACACCCGCGAGCAGCAGCACCACCACCGGCCGGACGTCGCCGACGATTGCGTCCGCCAACGGGCGAACGTGCGCCTGATACCCGGCGGCATCGAGCGCGGAACCGGCGTGCGGACCAGGAAACTCGCGTCCGACAGCGCGAAGCGGCGCCGTGATGTCAGCGGCCGCACTCTCGCGAGAGATGCCCGGCTTCAGCCGGGCAATTACCGAATAGTTGTTGTTGGTCGGGTTGATGGCGGTGGGGCTCAGCCGCAGCGGCTCCCACGCCGCGATGTCGCGTGACGGGAACGAGACGCGCGGTCCGAGCACGCCCACCACCGTGAATGGTTCCCCTTCGAGATTCACTACACTGCCCGCGATCTTCGGATCGGCATTGAATGCCGAACGCCAGAGCCAGTCCGACAGCACTACCACGCGCTCGGCGCCGGGCCGATCCTCTTCTGCCGTGAAGACGCGACCGAGTTGCGGCTGCGCGCCCAGCACCGTGAAGAGGCTCGCCGTGACCGGCGCGAGCACCAGGCGACGTGCCTCACCCGTCCGCACCAGATTGGCGTCACGCGTCTGCCATGCCCCAACGGCCGCGAGGGTGTGGCCATCCGAGACCACTCGCCGGTAGCCCACGTCGGAGAGCGACAGCTCCGGAAAACCGGGCGCCGGAATGGTCTGCGTGATGCTGACCAGTCGGCCGGCATCGGGATACGGCAGTGGCCGCAAGATCACCGCATCGACCACCGCGAAGACCGCGAGCGACGCCCCGATCCCCAATGCCAGTGTCAGCACCACCACGGCGGAATGCAGCGGACGCAGCCGGATCCGTCTGAGTGCAAACCAGAGATCGTGCCGCATGGCTTACTTGCCCGGCGCGCGGCGCCGGCCGGTGAGCGTGCCCTCGTTCTCACCAAAGGTGAAGGCGCCCTTCACCGTCTCGCCCTCGAACAGCAGCTCGTAGTGGATCTTCTGGCTGGGAGTGTTGCTGTCGAGGACCAGCTGATTGCCGAGTCGTTTGGTCTGCTGTACTGGCGACTGGTGGCCACCGACCATCAGCACCAGCGTGGCGCTGTCCTTCGCCGCCGGCACCGTCAGCAGCCCTTCGAGTATTCCGCCGCCGAAAGCAATCTCGAGGGTGTAGCTGCCGGGAGTGACCGCGCCACTGGGACGGGCCGGGGAAGCCGGGTTCTGGGCCGCCGCAACCGAAACGAGGAGCAGGGTCGGGACAATCGTGCGAAGGATTCGCAACATGGTAATTCTCCAAGGGTGACTGACCCGCAGGGACAATGCAGTTCAGCCAAGCTAGAGAGCGCCATTGCGCGCCAGCAACGACGAAGCAGGGAATCCGACGAGCGGAGCA of Gemmatimonadota bacterium contains these proteins:
- a CDS encoding MBL fold metallo-hydrolase — its product is MRFVALMTMISFLPDPGRVTPRPTPPQPRQGAVEVVRRAIDAVGGEQALRDLRTIVLDVATFSRTRGQEDVPGGILGAGFLVTRQTRDRAGRRVRNDVESRFAGSTTVNRQTNIATPDGAMLVAPNGNQIVPPPQLQQTALAGLETFVPVMLLKLLDRPDSIAAAPPRRIGGQLDDGVRFVANGVPTTIWFDRITGLPALQESVTDDGILGDNTTTVVFSHWSTGTVRIPGQIRSEGGRGETQTIQRVISLNQPIPDSVFAIPDSTLAKYRQQPAAPAQIAATAVTLTSLAPGVWRAGGQYNALVVEQPNQLVLVEAPLSVAFVQALLDTLTARFPAKRVGVAVNTHHHWDHAGGIRAVLAAGIPVVTRTENVDFIRSIGAAKKTVKPDALSKGRKMPAITGFTDSMTIGSRESRVVLYAVTTAQDAGLHLVAFVPSAGVLFQSDILTASANPQFPLPKVAAKEILTIAEQRGLTLKQVVGGHGSIATIDAITAAAK
- a CDS encoding HAMP domain-containing sensor histidine kinase, translating into MAPTSRRVAPGTLLLSGTLVLSVALAWLAVHAAESQRRSAETALRNYAEIAAWQYARAGRAGLAAALQSSQGFITRAFLRPVRGSAGILSLSIPTELPGAGLLRRQLGADPCECLTATNARTVFRITPDGGFTVEGDSLPAVTRRSLVALALGDSAGWGRRSSRILPAGAPALPWPDHFVVLFRLRLPTPGQRREGPAMQEPLSAVYGMVIDTVPIQKVLRAAMSDAQVLAPSLLERMRGNSLVRVYVAAANGMKVFESGPRPDSAFAARDTIGDAFGGLRASATLDKATAETVLLTGGGGPDEWTVAGLLVLALGLGAGSLLMLRREQQLVRLRQDFVSGVSHELRTPITQIRLHSELLLHNSFRTEAERQRAMAVVHRESLRMTNLIDNVLRFGRPRPVSAPAAAAPLSLGDIARDVCEMFQPLAVECEALLLADVQRDVMVAADRDAVTQIICNLVENALKYGPRGQRVVVAIDENPSTAAPGAVASLAVEDEGPGIPTAERNRIWEPYYRLARDQNAARGGSGLGLAVVADLASSVGGHCRVEDRPGGGARFVVELPLVRS
- a CDS encoding histidine kinase, which produces MTGLREDTRAAEPAAIEPLEGSLRLQAMLMGLALTVLTIRSAEWGALMSPGETPVPWGKLFVTEVAIWLGWSLWAGLVIPLVRRLVERPPSRTITTLSLIGLVLTPVLVVPFLAAPVLRFTFGHQGGGFLDAWRHMARHNALTNLMLGVTVIGVAYSYLSLRRARRLEVAAERLNARLADAQLESLRAQLDPHFLFNALNSIAVLARRGSNPQVEQMVNALAGLLRHSLESSRAQVVTLGVELGALEHYLRIEQVRHGERLSVHVDVPEELHPWLVPSFLLQPLVENAIRHGYTDPTRPFSLLVRAEASGAGLRLTVLDDGAGMGSGQQREGVGLGNTRARLAGLYGTRATLEIGPGTDGRGARVLITLPDAPNASGTP
- a CDS encoding response regulator transcription factor, whose protein sequence is MTRVLVVEDNEDLAFGLRTALENDGFIVALAADGETGVLEAGAADLVILDLMLPRLDGYRALEAIRNAGSEVPVLVLTARGEEANKVQAFGLGADDYVTKPFGTLELLARVRALLRRAHGNGTRPTEVERFGEIEVNPASRTVYRAGESVALAPREFDLLMALLRHKGAAVSRAALLREVWTYQADIVSRTVDIHVAELRRKLEADPANPRHIITVYKIGYRLDR
- a CDS encoding ABC transporter permease — protein: MRHDLWFALRRIRLRPLHSAVVVLTLALGIGASLAVFAVVDAVILRPLPYPDAGRLVSITQTIPAPGFPELSLSDVGYRRVVSDGHTLAAVGAWQTRDANLVRTGEARRLVLAPVTASLFTVLGAQPQLGRVFTAEEDRPGAERVVVLSDWLWRSAFNADPKIAGSVVNLEGEPFTVVGVLGPRVSFPSRDIAAWEPLRLSPTAINPTNNNYSVIARLKPGISRESAAADITAPLRAVGREFPGPHAGSALDAAGYQAHVRPLADAIVGDVRPVVVLLLAGVLMLLTLTCANVANLQLASVLVRSEELAVRASLGATRTRLVRGALIEGTLLASLGAALGYGIAIVGARLLSSLLPAGIAADGAVLGTRALVAVVIVVLIIGAVVGAVPVMVVAGRDPAQGLRDRTAGATPASANGLRRMLAIGQVALAVLLLHSAVLLIASARAVRDVRLGFNAGSTLTMRINLPDATLRNRVARETLLRRLLSEIGQQPGVSSVGLVNALPLTRGREDASMAVEGRPFKADGTDPMADYRVATTGYFAAMEIPVLRGRLFTDDDANERNTPIVISAALAKRLFPDGKDPVGTRLKFGPFSPWMPIVAVVGDAKNRSLTDEARPEFYTPGLSTWSDRAFRTEITIVARTRGDAATLVNPIRRIVTAAAPDVAIYNVFTMDEIVRDARARMTVTTQLMSGYAFAALLLSLAGIFAVLSYLVTQRRQELAVRMALGASPRAIITLVARESVVLVGGGAVLGLIGAIATARLLSGLLYGVGVLDPGAVLLVVMGAVLTGFIATLVPARRASRADPSAALRSGG
- a CDS encoding SgcJ/EcaC family oxidoreductase gives rise to the protein MRRVLIIGTLFLTVTSIASAQATVVVPDTMPAAVVQRFVDAANSRDARAIAALVAPDASFERFPGGGVLVQGRDSIQTYYARILATLSADFRITVQPRTVEGQLVIDQEHYTGMPPSQNQTTWMYLVRRGLIQRAWLLEGASPRAQ
- a CDS encoding LytTR family DNA-binding domain-containing protein; this encodes MSALRVVVIDDEPLAREGLAELLEMIPEVTVVGAYADGQSAIQGLEGRQVDVLFVDVQMPGMSGFELVELLDLDPFPQVVFVTAHDAYAIKAFEINATDYLLKPATLERLQQTIARLRAEGSPRDLSGVRQKLLAVMEAMPAGRSSGVGRLIVREVGQVIVVATRDVDWIEGADYYAKLHVGPKVHLLRETLASLEERLDPSRFLRVHRSALVNLSRVKAVEAGERGDGVVVLTGGTRVKVMRARREELERRLEALHDAG